A stretch of Macadamia integrifolia cultivar HAES 741 chromosome 7, SCU_Mint_v3, whole genome shotgun sequence DNA encodes these proteins:
- the LOC122083784 gene encoding serine/threonine-protein kinase/endoribonuclease IRE1a isoform X1: MELTETQTLFRSQTSQEQNRFGIFQVPSLFPSSLLFLLCPTDSSPFQSSFSLPLCRHDTVIQTLILFVFVSVSILVSILQMKFYSIFLLCYLLFFAGFSASEGDLPELEAKEIVTVSNPYADGPDGTIYAATRSLLSLPSAHDTGQEDVLPIVASPDGTIYSVDIESKKILWSFKSGPPIYSSYQDLLNPDKDKEKENASGLNYNFFVYSGDDWELYVHYRNSGKKTRLGMTPEEFIRNTPIILEDGSVTLGSKRTTVFLVDAKTGTVVYTYKIAPSALPMKIDEEKSLVSKQDMEDWVHPVPVDLKSVQPLYITRTDYELQSFAPSLGKVLWNMTVAEIGLVDTCQGSVSSPVAAPFGRKTGLGLEYQDDTETRSPCRRRGIVFRLRDTGFLQTFSEFDQLSEAHFEGPASSQLVPSQALLLPKSDDSHWASHDVEKNCEVEKKCLTVMGSVDGHMVSMNDTGKQDVVKYFDDVTGSLVPIISLSLLFVLCCVGFVMYRSLAAREQSKMDKQLKDSKGHTVGSKKKKARKPGNCVNKEKDGKHVSSESDDQEINELPLWDISKLFDGGVDGRKIGQLFISSREIAKGSNGTVVLEGIYNGRPVAVKRLVKTHHDAAFKEIQNLIASDQHPNIVRWYGVEYDQDFVYLSLERCTCSLSDLVRTYSDSSPSPTLNKDQATNSMNEYNVRLDSAIGPSKDIELLKRNGHPSPQLLKLMRDVVCGLAHLHELGIIHRDLKPQNVLITKDRSLCAKLSDMGISKRLNGDMSSLGHNATGCGSSGWQAPEQLLHGRQTRAVDLFSLGCVLFFCITGGRHPFGDHLERDVNIVKNNMDLFLVEHIPEATDLLIQLLNPDPLLRPKAMDVLNHPLFWSSEKRLSFLRDASDRVELEDRGIESDLVNALESVAPVALDGKWDEKMETAFINNIGRYRRYKFGSTRDLLRVMRNKLNHYGELPKEIQFCLFQEILGPVPEGFDGYFSCRFPRLLIEVYKVVCTYCREEECFSKYFKDSLF; this comes from the exons ATGGAGCTAACAGAAACCCAAACGTTATTTAGATCCCAAACATCCCAAGAGCAGAACAGGTTTGGAATCTTCCAGGTTCCatccctctttccttcttcccttctcttccttctctgccCTACTGATTCTTCCCCTTTCCAATCatcattctctctccctctttgcaGACATGATACAGTGATCCAAACCTTAATTCTCTTCGTTTTCGTTTCCGTTTCGATTCTTGTTTCAATCTTACAGATGAAATTCTATTCGATCTTTCTTCTTTGCTATTTGCTGTTTTTTGCGGGGTTTTCCGCTTCTGAGGGAGATCTGCCGGAGTTAGAGGCCAAAGAGATTGTTACTGTGTCCAATCCTTATGCCGACGGACCCGATGGCACAATATATGCTGCGACCAGATCTCTACTGTCGCTTCCATC tGCACATGACACTGGACAAGAGGATGTCCTTCCCATCGTTGCTTCTCCAGATGGTACGATTTATTCCGTGGACATTGAATCTAAAAAGATACTCTGGTCGTTTAAGTCAGGTCCGCCCATTTATTCTTCGTATCAGGATCTTCTTAACCCCGATAAGgacaaggaaaaggaaaatgccTCTGGATTGAATTACAACTTCTTCGTTTATTCTGGAGATGACTGGGAGCTGTATGTGCACTACAGGAACTCTGGTAAAAAAACG AGACTTGGGATGACCCCAGAAGAATTCATTAGAAATACACCAATCATATTAGAGGATGGAAGCGTCACTCTTGGATCAAAGAGAACTACTGTTTTTCTTGTAGATGCCAAGACTGGAACTGTGGTTTACACATATAAGATTGCTCCATCTGCATTACCAATGAAGATTGATGAAGAGAAAAGTCTTGTATCCAAGCAAGATATGGAGGACTGGGTACACCCTGTTCCTGTGGATCTGAAGTCAGTACAACCACTTTACATCACAAGAACTGATTATGAATTGCAGTCTTTTGCTCCAAGCTTGGGTAAGGTCTTATGGAATATGACAGTTGCTGAAATTGGGCTTGTTGATACCTGTCAAGGAAGTGTGAGTTCACCTGTTGCTGCTCCATTTGGTCGAAAAACTGGGCTTGGTTTAGAATATCAGGATGATACTGAGACACGGTCACCATGTAGAAGAAGGGGTATTGTCTTCCGACTTCGTGATACTGGTTTCTTACAAACATTTTCTGAATTTGATCAACTATCAGAGGCTCATTTTGAAGGCCCCGCATCCTCTCAACTCGTTCCAAGCCAGGCACTTTTATTGCCAAAGTCTGATGATTCACACTGGGCTTCCCATGATGTAGAAAAAAATTGTGAAGTGGAGAAAAAGTGTCTCACAGTAATGGGTAGTGTGGATGGGCACATGGTGAGCATGAATGATACTGGCAAACAGGATGTGGTGAAGTATTTCGACGATGTTACTGGTTCACTTGTGCCAATTATCAGTCTATCTCTACTTTTTGTACTGTGCTGTGTGGGCTTTGTCATGTACCGTTCATTGGCAGCTAGAGAACAAAGTAAAATGGATAAGCAGCTGAAGGATTCCAAAGGACACACTGTAGGgtctaagaagaagaaagcccGTAAACCTGGAAACTGTGTCAACAAAGAGAAAGATGGTAAACATGTCTCGTCTGAAAGTGACGATCAAGAAATTAATGAGCTTCCACTGTGGGatatttcaaaattatttgatgGTGGTGTGGATGGACGTAAGATTGGGCAGCTATTCATATCCAGTAGAGAAATTGCTAAGGGAAGCAATGGTACTGTTGTTCTTGAGGGAATTTATAATGGCCGTCCTGTTGCTGTCAAACGTCTTGTAAAAACTCATCATGATGCGGCTTTTAAAGAGATTCAAAATCTTATTGCATCTGATCAGCATCCAAATATTGTTCGATGGTATGGAGTGGAGTATGATCAAGATTTCGTCTATCTTTCTCTCGAGCGTTGTACTTGTAGTTTAAGTGATTTGGTTCGAACATACTCAGATTCTTCTCCAAGTCCTACATTAAATAAGGATCAGGCAACAAACTCAATGAATGAGTATAATGTTCGGTTGGATTCTGCAATAGGACCTAGCAAGGATATTGAATTGTTGAAGAGGAATGGGCATCCTTCACCCCAATTGCTAAAACTGATGAG GGATGTGGTTTGTGGCCTAGCACATTTGCATGAACTGGGAATCATTCATAGAGACTTGAAACCTCAAAATGTGTTGATCACAAAGGATCGATCATTATGTGCAAAACTCTCTGATATGGGTATTAGTAAGCGCCTCAATGGGGATATGTCTTCCTTGGGTCACAATGCTACTG GTTGTGGTAGTTCAGGTTGGCAAGCACCTGAACAGCTCCTTCATGGACGCCAAACACGTGCAGTAGATTTATTTAGCTTAGGCTGTGTCCTCTTCTTTTGCATCACTGGAGGTAGACATCCATTCGGGGACCATCTTGAACGTGATGTAAATATTGTGAAGAACAATATGGATCTTTTCCTGGTAGAGCATATTCCTGAAGCGACGGATCTTCTCATTCAGCTATTAAATCCTGATCCATTATTGAG GCCCAAGGCGATGGATGTATTGAACCATCCTTTGTTTTGGAGTTCTGAGAAACGGCTCTCATTTCTTCGAGACGCCAGTGACAGGGTAGAATTAGAAGATAGAGGAATTGAATCTGATCTCGTAAACGCATTAGAAAGTGTTGCACCTGTAGCTTTGGATGGGAAATGGGATGAAAAGATGGAAACTGCATTCATCAATAATATTGGCCGTTACAGGAGATATAAGTTTGGTAGTACTCGTGATCTGTTACGGGTCATGCGAAACAAGTTGAATCATTATGGAGAACTTCCAAAAGAAATCCAG TTTTGTTTGTTTCAGGAAATTCTTGGACCAGTTCCTGAAGGATTTGATGGTTATTTTTCATGTCGATTCCCCAGACTCTTAATTGAAGTGTATAAAGTTGTATGCACATACTGCAGGGAAGAGGAGTGCTTTTCAAAGTATTTCAAGGATAGTCTCTTCTAA
- the LOC122083679 gene encoding glyceraldehyde-3-phosphate dehydrogenase B, chloroplastic, with product MATHAALVSSRIPNNTTLIPSKTFHAFPAQCSSKRLDVAEFSGLRSNTCLNFAHNAREASFFDTVAAQLAPKASGSNPVKGETVAKLRVAINGFGRIGRNFLRCWHGRKDSPLDVVVVNDSGGVKNASHLLKYDSLLGTFKAEVKVLDNETITVDGKPIKVVSNRDPLKLPWTELGIDIVIEGTGVFVDGPGAGKHIQAGAKKVIITAPAKGADIPTYVVGVNEGDYDHEVANIVSNASCTTNCLAPFVKVMDEEFGIVKGTMTTTHSYTGDQRLLDASHRDLRRARAAALNIVPTSTGAAKAVSLVLPQLKGRLNGIALRVPTPNVSVVDLVVNVAKKGISAEDVNAAFRNAAEGPLKGVLAVCDVPLVSVDFRCTDVSSTIDSSLTMVMGDDMVKVVAWYDNEWGYSQRVVDLAHLVANKWPGVAVKGSGDPLEEFCKTNPADEECKVYEA from the exons ATGGCCACCCATGCAGCTCTTGTTTCCTCCAGGATCCCAAACAACACCACGCTTATTCCTTCCAAGACTTTCCATGCTTTCCCTGCTCAATGCTCCTCTAAG AGGCTTGATGTGGCTGAGTTCTCAGGACTTCGATCAAATACTTGCTTGAACTTTGCCCACAATGCCAGAGAAGCGTCTTTCTTTGATACAGTTGCTGCCCAACTTGCTCCCAAG GCTTCAGGCTCTAACCCTGTTAAGGGAGAGACAGTTGCCAAGTTGAGGGTCGCCATTAATGGCTTTGGACGCATTGGACGAAATTTCCTTCGCTGCTGGCATGGCCGGAAAGACTCACCTCTCGACGTTGTTGTTGTAAATGACAGTGGTGGCGTCAAGAAT GCTTCCCACCTTCTCAAATATGATTCACTGCTTGGAACTTTCAAGGCAGAAGTGAAAGTCTTGGATAATGAAACCATTACTGTTGATGGTAAGCCGATCAAGGTTGTCTCAAACAGGGATCCTCTCAAGCTACCATGGACAGAGTTGGGTATTGACATTGTTATTGAG GGAACAGGGGTGTTTGTCGATGGCCCGGGTGCCGGAAAGCACATACAAGCTGGTGCTAAGAAGGTTATTATAACAGCTCCAGCCAAGGGAGCTGATATTCCAACCTACGTTGTGGGAGTTAACGAAGGGGATTATGACCATGAAGTGGCAAACATTGTGAG CAATGCTTCTTGCACCACAAATTGTCTGGCTCCTTTTGTGAAGGTCATGGATGAAGAGTTTG GTATTGTTAAGGGAACAATGACAACTACTCATTCATACACTGGAGATCAG AGGCTTTTGGATGCCTCCCACCGTGATTTGAGGCGAGCAAGGGCTGCTGCCCTGAACATAGTGCCAACAAGCACAGGGGCAGCCAAGGCTGTGTCCCTAGTGTTGCCTCAGCTGAAAGGGAGGCTCAATGGGATTGCTCTCAGAGTGCCTACACCTAATGTTTCTGTTGTTGACCTCGTGGTGAATGTTGCGAAGAAGGGAATTTCTGCTGAAGATGTCAATGCCGCCTTCAGAAATGCCGCTGAAGGTCCATTGAAGGGAGTATTAGCAGTGTGTGATGTGCCTCTGGTATCAGTAGACTTCAGGTGCACAGATGTTTCCTCTACTATTGATTCATCACTAACCATGGTTATGGGGGATGACATGGTCAAGGTGGTTGCTTGGTATGATAATGAATGGGGATACAG TCAACGGGTGGTTGATTTGGCACACTTGGTAGCAAACAAGTGGCCAGGGGTGGCTGTGAAAGGAAGTGGAGATCCATTGGAGGAGTTCTGCAAGACAAACCCAGCTGATGAGGAGTGCAAAGTCTATGAAGCTTGA
- the LOC122083786 gene encoding WD repeat-containing protein 55: protein MEINLGKLPFDLDFHPLSPLVSAGLISGDLHLYRYATDSQPQRLLEIHAHSESCRAVRFIDGGRVILTGSPDCSILATDVETGSTIARLKEAHGAAVNRLENLTETTIASGDDEGCIKVWDTRQRSCCNSFNAHEEYISDMTFASDSMKLLGTSGDGTLSVCNLRRNKVQTRSEFSEDELLSVVLMKNGRKVICGTQSGSLLLYSWGHFKDCSDRFIKLCPNSVDALLKLDEDRVITGSENGLISLVGILPNQVIQPVAEHSEYPVERLAFSCDRKFLGSISHDQMLKLWDLDELLEGGANNLQSEAFVADSDSDEMDVDIKTTQKSSKGSKKKNANKGHASNDASSSFFMDL, encoded by the exons ATGGAGATTAATTTGGGAAAACTTCCATTTGATCTTGATTTTCATCCTTTGAGTCCACTTGTCAGCGCAGGTCTGATCAGTGGTGACCTACACCT GTATCGTTATGCTACAGATTCGCAGCCGCAAAG GTTGTTGGAAATTCATGCACACTCTGAATCATGTAGAGCTGTTCGATTCATCGATGGAGGCCGTG TGATTCTGACTGGATCTCCAGATTGCTCAATTCTGGCCACAGATGTGGAAACCGGTTCTACCATTGCTCGTCTAAAAGAGGCCCATGG TGCTGCTGTAAATCGCTTGGAAAATCTGACGGAGACTACTATTGCATcaggagatgatgagggttgtATTAAG GTTTGGGATACTCGACAACGTTCCTgttgtaactccttcaatgcCCATGAAGAATACATTTCTGACATGACCTTTGCCTCTGATTCAATGAAACTTTTGGGAACAAG TGGGGATGGGACTCTATCTGTATGCAATCTTAGAAGAAATAAG GTGCAAACTCGATCTGAGTTCTCTGAAGATGAGCTGCTGTCAGTAGTTCTTATGAAG aaTGGTCGCAAAGTTATATGTGGAACTCAGTCTGGATCTTTATTACTCTATTCTTGGGGACATTTCAAGGATTGCAG TGACCGATTCATCAAACTTTGTCCAAACTCTGTTGATGCACTGCTGAAG CTTGATGAAGATAGGGTTATTACAGGGTCAGAGAATGGACTCATCAG CTTGGTAGGCATCTTACCCAACCAAGTAATTCAACCGGTGGCTGAGCATTCGGAATATCCTGTTGAGCGCCTTG CTTTTTCTTGTGATAGGAAGTTTCTGGGCAGTATTTCACATGATCAAATGTTGAAG CTCTGGGATTTGGATGAGTTATTGGAAGGTGGAGCAAATAATCTGCAGAGTGAGGCTTTTGTCGCTGACAGTGACAGTGATGAGATGGATGTGGATATTAAAACCACTCAAAAATCCTCCAAAG GGTCGAAGAAGAAAAACGCAAACAAAGGACATGCTTCTAATGATGCATCCAGTAGTTTCTTTATGGATTTGTAG
- the LOC122083784 gene encoding serine/threonine-protein kinase/endoribonuclease IRE1a isoform X2, translated as MELTETQTLFRSQTSQEQNRFGIFQVPSLFPSSLLFLLCPTDSSPFQSSFSLPLCRHDTVIQTLILFVFVSVSILVSILQMKFYSIFLLCYLLFFAGFSASEGDLPELEAKEIVTVSNPYADGPDGTIYAATRSLLSLPSAHDTGQEDVLPIVASPDGTIYSVDIESKKILWSFKSGPPIYSSYQDLLNPDKDKEKENASGLNYNFFVYSGDDWELYVHYRNSGKKTRLGMTPEEFIRNTPIILEDGSVTLGSKRTTVFLVDAKTGTVVYTYKIAPSALPMKIDEEKSLVSKQDMEDWVHPVPVDLKSVQPLYITRTDYELQSFAPSLGKVLWNMTVAEIGLVDTCQGSVSSPVAAPFGRKTGLGLEYQDDTETRSPCRRRGIVFRLRDTGFLQTFSEFDQLSEAHFEGPASSQLVPSQALLLPKSDDSHWASHDVEKNCEVEKKCLTVMGSVDGHMVSMNDTGKQDVVKYFDDVTGSLVPIISLSLLFVLCCVGFVMYRSLAAREQSKMDKQLKDSKGHTVGSKKKKARKPGNCVNKEKDGKHVSSESDDQEINELPLWDISKLFDGGVDGRKIGQLFISSREIAKGSNGTVVLEGIYNGRPVAVKRLVKTHHDAAFKEIQNLIASDQHPNIVRWYGVEYDQDFVYLSLERCTCSLSDLVRTYSDSSPSPTLNKDQATNSMNEYNVRLDSAIGPSKDIELLKRNGHPSPQLLKLMRDVVCGLAHLHELGIIHRDLKPQNVLITKDRSLCAKLSDMGISKRLNGDMSSLGHNATGCGSSGWQAPEQLLHGRQTRAVDLFSLGCVLFFCITGGRHPFGDHLERDVNIVKNNMDLFLVEHIPEATDLLIQLLNPDPLLRPKAMDVLNHPLFWSSEKRLSFLRDASDRVELEDRGIESDLVNALESVAPVALDGKWDEKMETAFINNIGRYRRYKFGSTRDLLRVMRNKLNHYGELPKEIQEILGPVPEGFDGYFSCRFPRLLIEVYKVVCTYCREEECFSKYFKDSLF; from the exons ATGGAGCTAACAGAAACCCAAACGTTATTTAGATCCCAAACATCCCAAGAGCAGAACAGGTTTGGAATCTTCCAGGTTCCatccctctttccttcttcccttctcttccttctctgccCTACTGATTCTTCCCCTTTCCAATCatcattctctctccctctttgcaGACATGATACAGTGATCCAAACCTTAATTCTCTTCGTTTTCGTTTCCGTTTCGATTCTTGTTTCAATCTTACAGATGAAATTCTATTCGATCTTTCTTCTTTGCTATTTGCTGTTTTTTGCGGGGTTTTCCGCTTCTGAGGGAGATCTGCCGGAGTTAGAGGCCAAAGAGATTGTTACTGTGTCCAATCCTTATGCCGACGGACCCGATGGCACAATATATGCTGCGACCAGATCTCTACTGTCGCTTCCATC tGCACATGACACTGGACAAGAGGATGTCCTTCCCATCGTTGCTTCTCCAGATGGTACGATTTATTCCGTGGACATTGAATCTAAAAAGATACTCTGGTCGTTTAAGTCAGGTCCGCCCATTTATTCTTCGTATCAGGATCTTCTTAACCCCGATAAGgacaaggaaaaggaaaatgccTCTGGATTGAATTACAACTTCTTCGTTTATTCTGGAGATGACTGGGAGCTGTATGTGCACTACAGGAACTCTGGTAAAAAAACG AGACTTGGGATGACCCCAGAAGAATTCATTAGAAATACACCAATCATATTAGAGGATGGAAGCGTCACTCTTGGATCAAAGAGAACTACTGTTTTTCTTGTAGATGCCAAGACTGGAACTGTGGTTTACACATATAAGATTGCTCCATCTGCATTACCAATGAAGATTGATGAAGAGAAAAGTCTTGTATCCAAGCAAGATATGGAGGACTGGGTACACCCTGTTCCTGTGGATCTGAAGTCAGTACAACCACTTTACATCACAAGAACTGATTATGAATTGCAGTCTTTTGCTCCAAGCTTGGGTAAGGTCTTATGGAATATGACAGTTGCTGAAATTGGGCTTGTTGATACCTGTCAAGGAAGTGTGAGTTCACCTGTTGCTGCTCCATTTGGTCGAAAAACTGGGCTTGGTTTAGAATATCAGGATGATACTGAGACACGGTCACCATGTAGAAGAAGGGGTATTGTCTTCCGACTTCGTGATACTGGTTTCTTACAAACATTTTCTGAATTTGATCAACTATCAGAGGCTCATTTTGAAGGCCCCGCATCCTCTCAACTCGTTCCAAGCCAGGCACTTTTATTGCCAAAGTCTGATGATTCACACTGGGCTTCCCATGATGTAGAAAAAAATTGTGAAGTGGAGAAAAAGTGTCTCACAGTAATGGGTAGTGTGGATGGGCACATGGTGAGCATGAATGATACTGGCAAACAGGATGTGGTGAAGTATTTCGACGATGTTACTGGTTCACTTGTGCCAATTATCAGTCTATCTCTACTTTTTGTACTGTGCTGTGTGGGCTTTGTCATGTACCGTTCATTGGCAGCTAGAGAACAAAGTAAAATGGATAAGCAGCTGAAGGATTCCAAAGGACACACTGTAGGgtctaagaagaagaaagcccGTAAACCTGGAAACTGTGTCAACAAAGAGAAAGATGGTAAACATGTCTCGTCTGAAAGTGACGATCAAGAAATTAATGAGCTTCCACTGTGGGatatttcaaaattatttgatgGTGGTGTGGATGGACGTAAGATTGGGCAGCTATTCATATCCAGTAGAGAAATTGCTAAGGGAAGCAATGGTACTGTTGTTCTTGAGGGAATTTATAATGGCCGTCCTGTTGCTGTCAAACGTCTTGTAAAAACTCATCATGATGCGGCTTTTAAAGAGATTCAAAATCTTATTGCATCTGATCAGCATCCAAATATTGTTCGATGGTATGGAGTGGAGTATGATCAAGATTTCGTCTATCTTTCTCTCGAGCGTTGTACTTGTAGTTTAAGTGATTTGGTTCGAACATACTCAGATTCTTCTCCAAGTCCTACATTAAATAAGGATCAGGCAACAAACTCAATGAATGAGTATAATGTTCGGTTGGATTCTGCAATAGGACCTAGCAAGGATATTGAATTGTTGAAGAGGAATGGGCATCCTTCACCCCAATTGCTAAAACTGATGAG GGATGTGGTTTGTGGCCTAGCACATTTGCATGAACTGGGAATCATTCATAGAGACTTGAAACCTCAAAATGTGTTGATCACAAAGGATCGATCATTATGTGCAAAACTCTCTGATATGGGTATTAGTAAGCGCCTCAATGGGGATATGTCTTCCTTGGGTCACAATGCTACTG GTTGTGGTAGTTCAGGTTGGCAAGCACCTGAACAGCTCCTTCATGGACGCCAAACACGTGCAGTAGATTTATTTAGCTTAGGCTGTGTCCTCTTCTTTTGCATCACTGGAGGTAGACATCCATTCGGGGACCATCTTGAACGTGATGTAAATATTGTGAAGAACAATATGGATCTTTTCCTGGTAGAGCATATTCCTGAAGCGACGGATCTTCTCATTCAGCTATTAAATCCTGATCCATTATTGAG GCCCAAGGCGATGGATGTATTGAACCATCCTTTGTTTTGGAGTTCTGAGAAACGGCTCTCATTTCTTCGAGACGCCAGTGACAGGGTAGAATTAGAAGATAGAGGAATTGAATCTGATCTCGTAAACGCATTAGAAAGTGTTGCACCTGTAGCTTTGGATGGGAAATGGGATGAAAAGATGGAAACTGCATTCATCAATAATATTGGCCGTTACAGGAGATATAAGTTTGGTAGTACTCGTGATCTGTTACGGGTCATGCGAAACAAGTTGAATCATTATGGAGAACTTCCAAAAGAAATCCAG GAAATTCTTGGACCAGTTCCTGAAGGATTTGATGGTTATTTTTCATGTCGATTCCCCAGACTCTTAATTGAAGTGTATAAAGTTGTATGCACATACTGCAGGGAAGAGGAGTGCTTTTCAAAGTATTTCAAGGATAGTCTCTTCTAA